A single Candidatus Cloacimonadota bacterium DNA region contains:
- the typA gene encoding translational GTPase TypA: MQKIKNIAIVAHVDHGKTTLIDAILRQAGVFRANEQVSERVMDSNDIERERGITIFSKSASLHYHSHKINLVDTPGHADFGGEVQRIMDMVDSVLLLVDAFEGPMPQTKYVLKNALALGLHPIVVINKIDRPKARPHAVLDMVFELFMELGATNEQLDFAVIYASGKDGYAVNELTDEPKDIFPLLDLIIKEVPDTSGDRHQPLQMLVSAIEYDNYVGKMGTGKIHNGSIKSGSEVALLKSDGSKEIYRVAALYCYEGLRKKEIKIAHAGDIVAIAGLESIGIGETVADKDKSVALPGISIDEPTIAIEFYVNNSPFMGRSGKWLTSGKIWERLQRELRTNVSLVAERSPNGESFTVKGRGELQLSILMENMRREGYEFNISKPRVLYKRENGKVLEPIELATVDVSKEYVGATIEIMGKRKGEVMHMSPEVDGYTRLEFKVPARGLIGFRNEFLTETRGTGLISQCFFGYEEYKGEIVGSSHGSLIAMESGVALGYSLNAFQPRGVLFIGANTEVYGGMIVGQHSKDSDLVINVCKGKKLTNNRAAGKDDAIKLIPPRIFSLEQAMEYIGDDELLEITPDSIRMRKKTLHHTDRKRQEIAG; encoded by the coding sequence ATGCAAAAGATAAAGAACATAGCCATCGTCGCCCATGTAGATCACGGCAAGACTACCCTCATCGACGCCATTCTCCGTCAAGCTGGGGTATTTAGAGCCAATGAACAGGTTTCAGAGCGAGTGATGGATTCAAACGATATAGAAAGAGAGCGCGGGATCACCATCTTTTCCAAGAGTGCATCCCTGCATTATCATTCTCACAAGATCAATCTCGTGGATACACCAGGTCACGCAGATTTTGGCGGTGAAGTGCAACGCATCATGGATATGGTGGATAGTGTCCTACTCTTGGTGGACGCTTTTGAGGGTCCCATGCCGCAGACGAAGTATGTGCTCAAAAACGCTCTGGCTTTAGGGCTTCATCCGATAGTAGTGATCAACAAGATAGATCGTCCCAAGGCTCGCCCACACGCAGTATTGGACATGGTGTTTGAGCTCTTTATGGAGCTTGGGGCAACCAACGAGCAATTGGACTTTGCCGTGATCTATGCCTCTGGGAAAGATGGCTATGCCGTCAACGAACTTACCGACGAGCCGAAAGATATCTTCCCACTCTTGGATTTGATCATCAAAGAAGTGCCAGATACTTCAGGAGATCGGCATCAACCCCTGCAAATGCTGGTCTCAGCGATTGAATATGACAACTATGTGGGCAAGATGGGTACTGGAAAGATTCACAATGGCAGCATCAAAAGCGGTAGCGAAGTGGCACTTCTCAAGAGCGACGGTTCCAAGGAGATTTATCGGGTTGCGGCACTGTATTGTTATGAAGGACTGCGCAAAAAAGAGATCAAGATCGCTCATGCCGGAGACATCGTTGCCATCGCAGGCTTGGAGAGCATAGGCATCGGAGAAACGGTAGCAGACAAGGATAAGAGCGTTGCTCTCCCCGGCATCAGTATTGATGAACCCACCATCGCTATAGAGTTTTACGTAAACAATTCACCGTTTATGGGACGCAGCGGCAAGTGGCTTACCTCCGGCAAGATCTGGGAGAGACTACAACGGGAGCTGAGAACTAATGTCTCCTTGGTAGCAGAACGCAGTCCCAATGGTGAATCCTTTACGGTAAAAGGTAGGGGAGAGCTTCAGCTATCCATTCTCATGGAAAACATGCGCCGTGAAGGCTATGAGTTTAATATCTCCAAACCTCGAGTGTTGTATAAACGCGAAAATGGCAAAGTTCTGGAACCCATAGAATTGGCAACGGTAGACGTAAGCAAAGAATATGTAGGTGCCACTATCGAGATCATGGGCAAAAGAAAAGGCGAAGTAATGCACATGAGCCCGGAAGTGGATGGTTATACACGCTTGGAATTCAAGGTTCCCGCACGCGGATTGATCGGTTTTCGCAATGAATTCCTCACCGAAACGCGGGGTACGGGACTCATCAGCCAATGTTTTTTTGGTTATGAGGAATACAAAGGCGAGATCGTCGGTTCCTCACATGGTTCTTTGATCGCCATGGAAAGCGGAGTGGCTCTGGGCTATTCACTCAATGCCTTCCAGCCGCGAGGAGTCCTCTTTATTGGAGCAAACACTGAGGTCTATGGCGGCATGATCGTAGGACAGCATAGCAAGGATTCCGACCTCGTGATCAACGTTTGCAAAGGAAAAAAACTTACGAACAATCGTGCCGCAGGCAAGGATGACGCCATCAAACTAATTCCGCCCAGAATCTTTAGTCTCGAACAAGCCATGGAGTATATCGGAGATGATGAGCTTCTGGAGATCACTCCGGATAGTATCCGCATGCGTAAGAAGACCTTGCATCACACAGATCGGAAGCGACAAGAGATTGCCGGTTGA